The Candidatus Thermoplasmatota archaeon genome has a window encoding:
- a CDS encoding BlaI/MecI/CopY family transcriptional regulator yields MSEALELETRKRVYDLVVTKPGVHLREIERETSLPLGVVRYHVERLQREELIFAEEDRHFKRFFPKGRIPNVPTETFSALRQESLRRVVLHLLNNPGSTHSSMKEVLQLPASTVSTYLSILLKKNVVRREKRGKENLYFVSDEESVMKVLVVYRPSFLDKLVDHAISLYMERE; encoded by the coding sequence TTGAGCGAAGCCCTGGAGCTGGAGACAAGAAAGAGAGTGTATGACCTAGTAGTCACCAAGCCAGGCGTCCACCTCCGCGAGATTGAGAGAGAGACGAGCCTTCCCCTCGGGGTGGTCAGGTACCATGTCGAACGCCTGCAGCGAGAGGAACTCATCTTCGCCGAGGAGGACCGCCACTTCAAGAGGTTCTTCCCCAAAGGCAGGATTCCGAACGTGCCGACCGAGACATTCTCGGCACTGCGTCAGGAGAGCCTCAGGCGGGTTGTACTCCATCTGCTGAACAACCCTGGCTCCACCCACTCCAGCATGAAAGAGGTCCTGCAGCTTCCAGCATCCACGGTGTCGACCTACCTCTCAATACTTCTGAAGAAGAATGTGGTGAGACGTGAGAAGAGGGGCAAAGAGAACCTGTACTTCGTCTCAGACGAGGAGAGCGTCATGAAGGTCTTGGTCGTCTACAGACCCAGCTTCCTGGACAAGCTGGTCGATCATGCCATCTCTCTCTACATGGAGAGAGAGTGA